In Halapricum desulfuricans, a single window of DNA contains:
- the ileS gene encoding isoleucine--tRNA ligase, with protein sequence MDRFADVDDQYDPHAVEERVFEYWEAVDAYEKTVEHRADGEDFFFVDGPPYTSGAAHMGTTWNKTLKDIYIRHLRMQGYDVTDRPGYDMHGLPIETKVEEQLDFENKKDIEAFGEDAFIEECKAFADEQLEGLQEDFRDFGVWMDWDDPYKTVDPEYMEAAWWGFEQAHRRGLVEQGKRSINQCPRCETAIANNEVEYDQVEKPSIYVKFPLTEREGAPSERASSAERSSADRSSGQSPREDGDAASDEYLVIWTTTPWTIVANTFVAVDGDLEYVGVDATKDGETERLYVAEAVVEDVLREGRYDDYEVVERLDGEELVGWEYDHPLAKEVPDHAQADGSGQVYTAEYVEADRTGLVHSAPGHGEEDFERGQELDLEIFCPVDPDGEYTAEAGTYAGTFVRDANDEIIADLDAKGLLLAHDSTSVREGHCWRCDTDIVRIVTDQWFITITDIKDELLELIEDSEWHPEWARDNRFRDFVEEAPDWNVSRQRYWGIPIPIWTHEDWDGSMDDAIVVGDREELAERVDQDVDPEDVDLHKDTVDELTITENGTTYTRVEDVFDVWLDSSVATWGTLDYPEQTGDFEQLWPADLIIEAHDQTRGWFWSQLGMGGASMGEIPYEEVLMHGYANMPDGRGMSKSKGIFVDPHEVIDEYGRDPMRLFLLSVTAQGEDMNFSWEETQEMQRRLNILWNVFRFPLPYMRADGFDPGVASETQRGEAAEATTVESVADDLELIDEWLLSKLQTVKAEMDEAFEDFEHDKGLNALLDFVVEDVSRFYIQEVRERMWEEENSPSKLAAYATLYRVLEEVVALLAPYAPFISEEIYQNLTGDAGHPTVHMCDYPEPDPDWQNVGLEDDIAVVRAVEEAGSNARQQAERKLRWPIKRVVVDVDADDSGELVETVRRRAALIADRLNARRVEVVGSGSDWGELSYSAEADMSELGPAFGGDAQEVMQACNDARIAEPTIEALEAAVADELDREIDLEPEMVEFVRQLPDGVAGTAFEALSGEGVVYVDTTLTEDIESEGYAREVIRRVQEMRKDLELDLEERIRVDLDVSDDRIADLVAEHEDLIKEEVRADELGRVEDGHRKTWEVEGIEMEIAVVPVAESEA encoded by the coding sequence ATGGACCGGTTCGCCGACGTCGACGACCAGTACGACCCACACGCCGTCGAGGAGCGTGTCTTCGAGTACTGGGAGGCAGTCGACGCCTACGAGAAGACCGTGGAGCATCGTGCCGACGGGGAGGACTTCTTCTTCGTCGATGGACCGCCGTACACGTCGGGGGCAGCCCACATGGGAACGACCTGGAACAAGACCCTGAAGGACATTTATATCCGCCACCTGCGAATGCAGGGCTACGACGTGACCGATCGTCCGGGCTACGATATGCACGGGCTGCCCATCGAGACGAAAGTCGAGGAGCAACTCGATTTCGAGAACAAGAAAGACATCGAGGCGTTCGGCGAGGACGCCTTCATCGAGGAGTGCAAGGCTTTCGCCGACGAGCAACTCGAGGGCCTGCAGGAAGACTTCCGGGACTTCGGCGTCTGGATGGACTGGGACGACCCCTACAAGACGGTCGACCCCGAGTACATGGAGGCGGCATGGTGGGGGTTCGAGCAGGCCCACCGGCGTGGCCTCGTCGAGCAGGGCAAACGCTCGATCAACCAGTGCCCGCGGTGTGAGACCGCCATCGCCAACAACGAGGTCGAGTACGATCAGGTCGAGAAGCCCTCGATCTACGTCAAGTTCCCCCTCACAGAGCGCGAGGGCGCCCCCTCGGAACGCGCGAGTAGCGCGGAACGGAGTTCCGCGGACCGTTCGAGCGGGCAAAGCCCGCGAGAAGACGGCGACGCCGCGAGCGACGAATACCTCGTCATCTGGACGACGACGCCCTGGACCATCGTCGCCAACACCTTCGTCGCCGTCGACGGCGATCTGGAATACGTCGGTGTCGACGCCACGAAAGACGGCGAGACCGAACGCCTGTACGTCGCCGAGGCGGTCGTCGAGGACGTGCTCAGAGAGGGCCGCTACGACGACTACGAGGTCGTCGAGCGCCTCGACGGCGAAGAACTGGTCGGCTGGGAGTACGACCACCCCCTCGCGAAAGAGGTCCCCGACCACGCCCAGGCCGATGGCTCCGGACAGGTCTACACCGCCGAGTACGTCGAGGCCGACCGCACCGGACTCGTCCACTCCGCACCCGGCCACGGTGAGGAGGACTTCGAGCGCGGACAGGAGCTCGATCTCGAGATCTTCTGTCCGGTCGACCCCGACGGAGAGTATACCGCCGAGGCCGGCACATACGCGGGCACGTTCGTCCGGGACGCAAACGACGAGATTATCGCGGATCTGGACGCGAAGGGTCTGCTGCTCGCTCACGATTCGACGTCTGTCCGCGAGGGCCACTGCTGGCGGTGTGACACCGACATCGTCCGGATCGTCACCGACCAGTGGTTCATCACGATCACCGACATCAAAGACGAACTGCTGGAGCTTATCGAGGACAGCGAGTGGCACCCCGAGTGGGCCCGTGACAACCGCTTTCGGGACTTCGTCGAGGAGGCCCCAGACTGGAACGTCTCCCGCCAGCGCTACTGGGGGATCCCGATCCCGATCTGGACTCATGAAGACTGGGACGGCTCGATGGACGACGCCATCGTCGTCGGCGACCGCGAGGAACTCGCCGAGCGGGTCGACCAGGACGTCGATCCCGAGGACGTCGACCTCCACAAGGACACCGTCGACGAGCTGACGATCACCGAGAACGGGACCACCTACACCCGCGTCGAGGACGTCTTCGACGTCTGGCTGGACTCCTCTGTTGCGACGTGGGGGACGCTGGACTACCCCGAGCAGACCGGGGACTTCGAACAGCTGTGGCCCGCCGACCTCATTATCGAAGCCCACGACCAGACCCGCGGGTGGTTCTGGTCGCAGCTCGGCATGGGCGGCGCGTCGATGGGTGAGATCCCCTACGAGGAGGTGCTGATGCACGGTTACGCCAACATGCCCGACGGCCGCGGCATGTCCAAATCGAAGGGGATCTTCGTCGATCCCCACGAGGTCATCGACGAGTACGGCCGGGATCCGATGCGGCTGTTCCTGCTGTCTGTCACCGCGCAGGGCGAGGACATGAACTTCTCCTGGGAGGAGACCCAGGAGATGCAGCGCCGGCTGAACATTCTCTGGAACGTCTTTCGGTTCCCGCTACCGTACATGCGCGCGGACGGATTCGATCCGGGCGTTGCGTCGGAGACGCAACGAGGCGAAGCCGCCGAAGCGACCACTGTCGAGTCCGTCGCGGACGATCTCGAGCTCATCGACGAGTGGCTCCTCTCCAAGCTCCAGACTGTGAAGGCCGAGATGGACGAGGCCTTCGAGGACTTCGAGCACGACAAGGGCCTGAACGCGCTGCTGGATTTCGTCGTCGAGGACGTCTCCCGGTTCTACATTCAGGAAGTCCGGGAGCGCATGTGGGAGGAGGAGAACAGCCCGAGCAAACTGGCCGCCTACGCGACGCTGTATCGCGTGCTGGAGGAGGTCGTCGCTCTGCTCGCGCCCTACGCGCCGTTCATCAGCGAGGAGATCTACCAGAATCTCACCGGCGACGCGGGCCATCCGACGGTCCACATGTGTGACTACCCCGAACCCGATCCCGACTGGCAGAACGTCGGCCTCGAAGACGACATCGCGGTCGTCCGCGCGGTCGAAGAGGCCGGCTCGAACGCTCGTCAGCAGGCGGAACGGAAACTGCGCTGGCCGATCAAGCGCGTCGTCGTCGACGTCGACGCGGACGATTCCGGCGAACTGGTCGAGACAGTCCGGCGCCGCGCTGCGCTGATCGCCGATCGACTCAACGCCCGGCGCGTCGAGGTCGTCGGCTCCGGATCGGACTGGGGGGAACTCTCATACAGCGCCGAGGCAGACATGAGCGAGCTCGGGCCCGCGTTCGGCGGCGACGCCCAGGAGGTCATGCAGGCCTGCAACGACGCCCGGATCGCCGAACCCACCATCGAGGCACTGGAGGCGGCAGTCGCCGACGAACTCGACCGGGAGATCGACCTCGAACCGGAGATGGTCGAGTTCGTCCGCCAGTTGCCCGACGGGGTCGCCGGCACCGCCTTCGAGGCCCTGTCCGGCGAGGGGGTCGTCTACGTCGACACGACGCTCACCGAGGACATCGAGAGCGAGGGCTACGCCCGCGAGGTCATCCGCCGCGTACAGGAGATGCGCAAGGACCTCGAACTCGACCTTGAGGAGCGCATCCGCGTCGACCTGGACGTGAGTGACGACCGTATCGCTGACCTCGTCGCCGAGCACGAGGACCTGATCAAAGAGGAGGTCCGTGCCGACGAACTCGGACGCGTCGAGGACGGCCACCGCAAGACCTGGGAGGTCGAAGGCATCGAGATGGAGATCGCGGTCGTGCCGGTCGCCGAGTCGGAAGCGTAA
- a CDS encoding phosphoglycerate kinase, with protein MPEYNTLDDLEPGQRVLVRVDLNSPVEDGVVQDNNRFDRYSETVAALADDDHKVVLMAHQGRPGRDDFVSLDQHAEILEEHVGKPIQFVDDIYGDDAVEAIEGLEAGEILLLENTRMADDELPEKDAEEHAESDFVQTLAPLFDAFVNDAYSAAHRAHASTVGFAVELPTYAGLVMDKEYQYNTSVAEKEFDGQVTMLCGGNKSEDVISVVNNLEEKVDTFLVGGLPGELFLRAEGYPVGMDIGDMDLLDDQWDETKDTLEDLVENRRDDFELPVDFAYEDAEGERAEIALEDIDEKETGYLDIGHETIEAYEPIIRESEAVFVKGAVGVFEDERFADGTVELIEAIGETDCFSVVGGGDTARTLSLYGLDEENYDHVSIAGGAYLNALTGQELVVVDVLKKYA; from the coding sequence ATGCCCGAATACAACACGCTCGACGATCTCGAGCCCGGCCAGCGCGTCCTCGTCAGGGTCGACCTCAACTCCCCCGTCGAGGACGGCGTCGTACAGGACAACAACCGATTCGATCGCTACTCCGAGACCGTCGCTGCACTCGCAGACGACGACCACAAAGTCGTGCTGATGGCCCATCAGGGCCGGCCCGGTCGCGACGACTTCGTCTCGCTTGACCAGCACGCCGAGATCCTCGAAGAGCACGTCGGCAAGCCCATCCAGTTCGTCGACGACATCTACGGCGACGACGCAGTCGAGGCCATCGAGGGCCTCGAAGCAGGTGAGATTCTCCTGCTTGAGAACACCCGGATGGCCGACGACGAACTGCCCGAGAAAGACGCCGAAGAGCACGCCGAGAGCGACTTCGTCCAGACGCTCGCACCGCTTTTCGACGCCTTTGTCAACGACGCCTACTCGGCGGCCCACCGCGCTCACGCTTCGACGGTCGGGTTCGCTGTCGAGTTGCCGACCTACGCCGGCCTCGTGATGGACAAGGAGTACCAGTACAACACGAGCGTCGCCGAGAAGGAGTTCGACGGCCAGGTAACGATGCTCTGCGGTGGCAACAAGTCCGAGGACGTCATCAGTGTCGTCAACAACCTCGAAGAGAAGGTCGACACCTTCCTCGTCGGCGGCCTGCCGGGCGAACTGTTCCTCCGTGCGGAAGGCTATCCCGTCGGCATGGACATCGGCGACATGGACCTGCTGGACGACCAGTGGGACGAAACCAAAGATACCCTCGAGGACCTCGTCGAGAACCGCCGCGACGACTTCGAACTGCCCGTCGATTTCGCCTACGAGGACGCTGAGGGCGAGCGCGCCGAGATCGCGCTGGAGGACATCGACGAGAAGGAGACCGGCTATCTCGACATCGGCCACGAGACGATCGAGGCCTACGAGCCGATCATCCGCGAGTCCGAGGCCGTCTTCGTGAAGGGCGCGGTCGGCGTCTTCGAGGACGAGCGCTTCGCCGACGGCACGGTCGAGCTCATCGAGGCCATCGGCGAGACCGACTGCTTCTCTGTCGTCGGCGGCGGTGACACCGCCCGGACCCTGTCGCTGTACGGCCTCGACGAGGAGAACTACGACCACGTCTCCATCGCCGGCGGCGCCTACCTCAACGCCCTGACCGGTCAGGAACTGGTCGTCGTCGACGTGCTGAAGAAGTACGCGTAA
- a CDS encoding disulfide bond formation protein B, producing MVWRIDALDAPLEGVPVEDGQTLIVWCCALIAAVATAGSLFVSTVLAIEPCPLCWYQRIVTFPLVAVFGVAALERRVTVYRTALPLSIGGVLIGAYHSWLQFTASSTGTCALGGGCSTVQYRLEPIGATLPQLGLLSMSLITALLVVLWARSE from the coding sequence ATGGTCTGGCGAATCGACGCGCTCGATGCACCGCTCGAGGGAGTGCCCGTCGAGGACGGCCAGACGCTCATCGTCTGGTGCTGTGCGCTGATCGCCGCTGTCGCGACGGCGGGGAGTCTCTTCGTCAGCACGGTGCTGGCGATCGAACCGTGTCCGCTCTGCTGGTACCAGCGGATCGTGACGTTCCCGCTCGTCGCCGTCTTCGGCGTCGCCGCACTCGAACGCCGGGTGACGGTCTATCGGACGGCGCTCCCGCTCTCGATCGGTGGCGTCCTGATCGGGGCGTACCACTCGTGGCTTCAGTTCACCGCTTCTTCGACGGGGACGTGCGCCCTCGGCGGCGGGTGCTCGACGGTCCAGTACCGGCTCGAACCGATCGGGGCGACGTTGCCACAGCTCGGCCTGCTCTCGATGAGTCTGATCACCGCTCTTCTGGTGGTGCTCTGGGCTCGCTCCGAGTGA
- a CDS encoding cupin domain-containing protein, whose amino-acid sequence MADREKLLDLAGSSFEIEDLLNYQSGAVVSQTLVDEEAVTVTVFAFDEGERLSEHTAPHDALLQVVDGTALVTVSGTEHEVAAGESIVLPANEPHAVEAASQFKMFLTMLR is encoded by the coding sequence ATGGCCGATCGCGAGAAGCTCCTCGATCTCGCCGGCTCGTCGTTCGAGATCGAGGACCTGCTCAACTATCAGTCCGGTGCCGTCGTGAGCCAGACGCTCGTCGACGAGGAGGCCGTCACGGTCACCGTCTTCGCCTTCGACGAGGGCGAGCGCCTCAGCGAGCACACGGCCCCGCACGACGCTCTCTTGCAGGTCGTCGACGGGACAGCTCTCGTCACCGTCTCCGGGACCGAACACGAGGTCGCGGCCGGCGAGTCGATCGTCCTCCCGGCGAACGAGCCCCACGCCGTCGAGGCCGCCTCGCAGTTCAAGATGTTTCTGACGATGCTCCGGTAG
- a CDS encoding twin-arginine translocase subunit TatC — protein MAGAIDEDTRRTIAGGREALGAALKTVQRHLQVVFVVFVITLVGTILALQNYIWDALKRDLITEQAEVVTITPFEVILLQFKIGLIVGAIVSVPVLLYLSRDELRRRGWLPKVPLARWKFALLVGGVLTLFALGIAYAYLFFFPLMFDFLISTATNSGFEPTYSITKWMEFIVLLSLSFGIAAQLPLVMSTLAYAEIVPYETFRDYWKHAIVGLYAGGALFTPPDPLTQLMWATPLVALYAGSLKFTRIIVTVKRSSEQFEFAAIARRNWNRIAGTALLAFLLVYVFFSTGGLATLNDVFGASSLWPTLTPLPESTGLSRQAVGVLAGTAIGTVVALVVFYRTIARELTTLDPATAASVGDPAELDVSELDAAGVRAAPLEPFEEMSEDELMGIASGALEDDEPERAEALLEKFDEAQERSGQSETEPAGEDAPADAGESGTPDEQADSDVVTETTAGMVDAFTEEETTEDDIGGYYYDIAFILDSLTSKAFRIVGLFMVVLGGLFFYLYQRGIKDINADFLARLPAGMSAEQVQPVALHPVEHLIFEIKFSTLVAALVTLPLILYYAWPALRERGLVTGDKRVLLVWGGSLFVGIGIGSAIGYTLVAPAIISWLAQDALGANMIIAYRIKYYAWMIVYTTIGIGLLAEVPVSMFLFHFGGLVSFEAMWSRWREVTIGIFTFAMLVTPSGMFTMLLVAIPIALAFYFGLAVLWLTTLGGRRGGGNTSVEEPA, from the coding sequence ATGGCCGGCGCAATCGACGAAGACACCCGTCGGACGATCGCTGGCGGTCGGGAAGCGCTCGGAGCGGCACTCAAGACAGTGCAGCGGCACTTGCAGGTCGTCTTCGTCGTCTTCGTCATCACGCTCGTCGGGACGATTCTGGCGTTGCAGAACTACATCTGGGACGCGCTCAAGCGGGATCTGATCACCGAACAGGCCGAGGTCGTCACGATCACTCCGTTCGAAGTCATTCTCCTGCAGTTCAAGATCGGACTGATCGTCGGTGCGATCGTCTCTGTGCCCGTGCTGCTGTATCTCTCGCGGGACGAACTCCGGCGGCGCGGCTGGCTCCCGAAGGTGCCGCTGGCCAGGTGGAAGTTCGCGCTGCTGGTCGGGGGCGTCCTGACGCTGTTCGCGCTCGGCATCGCGTACGCCTACCTGTTTTTCTTCCCGCTGATGTTCGATTTCCTCATCAGCACGGCGACCAACTCCGGGTTCGAACCGACCTATTCGATCACCAAGTGGATGGAGTTCATCGTGCTGTTGTCGCTGTCGTTCGGGATCGCCGCCCAGTTGCCGCTGGTGATGAGTACGCTGGCGTACGCCGAGATCGTCCCCTACGAGACGTTCCGTGATTACTGGAAGCACGCGATCGTCGGGCTGTACGCCGGCGGGGCGCTGTTCACCCCGCCCGACCCGTTGACCCAGTTAATGTGGGCGACGCCGCTGGTGGCGCTGTATGCGGGCAGTCTGAAGTTCACCCGGATCATCGTGACGGTCAAGCGCAGCAGCGAACAGTTCGAGTTCGCCGCGATAGCCAGACGGAACTGGAACCGGATCGCGGGCACGGCGCTGCTGGCGTTTCTGCTGGTGTACGTCTTCTTCTCGACCGGCGGACTGGCGACGCTGAACGACGTGTTCGGTGCGTCGTCGCTGTGGCCGACGCTGACGCCGCTGCCGGAATCGACCGGCCTCTCCCGGCAGGCGGTCGGGGTTCTTGCGGGGACGGCGATCGGGACCGTAGTCGCACTAGTCGTCTTCTATCGGACGATCGCCCGCGAGCTGACGACGCTCGATCCGGCAACGGCCGCGAGCGTCGGTGATCCCGCCGAACTGGACGTCAGCGAACTCGACGCTGCAGGCGTCCGGGCGGCCCCGCTGGAGCCGTTCGAGGAGATGAGCGAGGACGAACTGATGGGTATCGCCTCCGGGGCGCTGGAAGACGACGAGCCCGAACGTGCGGAGGCGCTGCTGGAGAAATTCGACGAGGCTCAGGAGCGATCGGGCCAGTCGGAGACCGAACCGGCCGGCGAAGACGCGCCGGCCGACGCCGGCGAAAGCGGGACGCCCGACGAGCAAGCGGACTCGGACGTCGTCACCGAGACGACGGCGGGCATGGTCGACGCGTTCACCGAGGAGGAGACGACCGAAGACGACATCGGTGGGTACTACTACGACATCGCGTTCATCCTGGACTCGCTGACCTCGAAGGCGTTCCGGATCGTCGGGCTGTTCATGGTCGTGCTCGGCGGGCTGTTCTTCTATCTCTACCAGCGCGGGATCAAGGACATCAACGCCGACTTCCTCGCGCGGCTGCCAGCCGGGATGAGCGCCGAACAGGTCCAGCCGGTCGCGTTACACCCCGTCGAGCACCTGATCTTCGAGATCAAGTTCAGTACGCTAGTCGCCGCGCTCGTGACGCTGCCGCTGATCCTGTATTACGCCTGGCCGGCACTCCGGGAGCGGGGGCTGGTCACGGGTGACAAGCGCGTGTTGCTCGTCTGGGGCGGGTCGCTGTTCGTCGGGATCGGGATCGGCAGCGCCATCGGATATACGCTGGTCGCGCCGGCGATCATCTCCTGGCTGGCCCAGGACGCGCTGGGTGCGAACATGATCATCGCCTACCGGATCAAGTACTACGCCTGGATGATCGTCTACACGACGATCGGGATCGGCCTGCTGGCGGAGGTCCCGGTGTCGATGTTCCTGTTTCACTTCGGCGGGCTCGTCTCCTTCGAGGCGATGTGGAGTCGCTGGCGAGAGGTGACGATCGGAATCTTCACCTTCGCCATGCTCGTCACCCCCAGCGGGATGTTCACGATGTTGCTCGTGGCGATTCCGATCGCGCTGGCGTTCTACTTCGGGCTGGCCGTGCTGTGGCTCACCACGCTGGGCGGCCGTCGCGGCGGTGGCAACACCAGCGTCGAGGAGCCGGCCTGA
- a CDS encoding Hsp20/alpha crystallin family protein, with translation MRRDDRDDPFDDFFRELERMMNEMTGGDFDMHVERHGDGGQSHGRDIHLDIYEADDEIRVVADVPGVEKDAIDLKCDGEELTIDAAGPEREYFERVQLPVSVDEHSASATYNNGILEVTFERRDDSADIDLS, from the coding sequence ATGCGACGAGACGACCGCGACGACCCCTTCGACGATTTCTTCCGAGAACTCGAACGGATGATGAACGAGATGACCGGCGGTGACTTCGACATGCACGTCGAACGCCACGGCGACGGCGGACAGAGTCACGGCCGCGACATCCATCTGGACATCTACGAGGCGGACGACGAGATCCGGGTCGTCGCCGACGTTCCCGGCGTCGAGAAGGACGCCATCGACCTGAAGTGCGACGGCGAGGAGCTGACGATCGACGCAGCCGGCCCCGAGCGCGAGTACTTCGAGCGCGTCCAGCTCCCGGTCAGCGTCGACGAGCATTCGGCCAGCGCGACCTACAACAACGGGATCCTGGAAGTGACCTTCGAGCGGCGAGACGACTCCGCCGACATCGACCTCTCCTGA
- the gap gene encoding type I glyceraldehyde-3-phosphate dehydrogenase: protein MSASDTVRIGINGFGRIGRCTFRAALNNDDVEIVGINDVMDFEQMEYLAKYDTTLGNLPYDLERDGDTMSVDGEDISLYNIQSPEELPWDDLDVDVAVESTGIFRTKDEASAHLDAGADKALISAPPKGDKPVPQFVYGVNHDEYDGEDIVSGASCTTNSVSPPMYVLVEEFGVNAAEMTTIHAYTGSQNIVDGPKSKTRRGRAAAENIVPTTTGASTATTDILPELKGKFEAMAIRVPTPSGSITEIVADLEGNPSAEEINAAMEEYANGELEGSMGAIDDEIVSRDILGWEYGSAVDLEQTSTVEGGDLAKVFAWYDNEMGYTAQMMRLAEYIA from the coding sequence ATGAGTGCAAGCGACACAGTCAGGATCGGGATCAACGGCTTCGGCCGGATCGGACGGTGCACGTTCCGTGCAGCGCTGAACAACGACGACGTCGAGATCGTCGGGATCAACGACGTGATGGACTTCGAGCAGATGGAATACCTGGCGAAGTACGACACCACGCTGGGTAACCTCCCCTACGACCTCGAGCGCGACGGGGACACGATGAGCGTCGACGGTGAAGACATCTCGCTGTATAACATCCAGAGCCCCGAGGAACTGCCGTGGGACGACCTGGACGTCGACGTCGCCGTCGAGTCGACGGGGATCTTCCGGACGAAAGACGAGGCCTCGGCGCACCTCGACGCCGGTGCCGACAAGGCGCTGATCTCCGCGCCGCCGAAAGGCGACAAGCCGGTCCCGCAGTTCGTCTACGGCGTCAACCACGACGAGTACGACGGCGAGGACATCGTCTCCGGCGCGTCCTGTACGACCAACAGCGTCTCGCCGCCGATGTACGTCCTGGTCGAGGAGTTCGGCGTCAACGCCGCCGAGATGACGACCATCCACGCCTACACGGGCTCGCAGAACATCGTGGACGGCCCCAAGAGCAAGACCCGCCGCGGTCGCGCGGCCGCCGAGAACATCGTCCCGACGACGACCGGCGCGTCGACGGCGACGACCGACATCCTGCCCGAGTTGAAAGGCAAGTTCGAGGCCATGGCGATCCGCGTCCCGACCCCCAGCGGGTCGATCACCGAGATCGTCGCCGACCTGGAGGGCAACCCCAGCGCCGAGGAGATCAACGCCGCGATGGAGGAGTACGCCAACGGCGAACTCGAAGGCTCGATGGGCGCCATCGACGACGAGATCGTCTCGCGTGACATCCTCGGCTGGGAGTACGGCTCCGCGGTCGACCTCGAGCAGACCAGCACGGTCGAGGGCGGCGACCTCGCGAAGGTCTTCGCCTGGTACGACAACGAGATGGGCTACACGGCCCAGATGATGCGTCTCGCCGAGTACATCGCGTAA
- a CDS encoding queuosine precursor transporter: MPATTVWTMLRNSSQLAVPQVALLALFVTALVTAQVTAAKVLAFELPVSIPIAGETLLLPGAALAYALTFFASDCYAELYGRRAAQVMVNVAFAMNFVLLALVWSTIGAPIATEASSVSQAQFADVLGASTGIVVGSLAAYIVSQNWDVIVFHRIRDATDGEHLWLRNLGSTATSQLIDTVLFVGIAFFLFLGVPLEAALSLIVGQYLLKLAIAALDTPFVYLVVGLVRSREQNSTALAF; encoded by the coding sequence ATGCCCGCCACGACCGTCTGGACGATGTTGAGGAATAGTTCCCAGCTCGCAGTTCCGCAGGTCGCACTGCTCGCGCTGTTCGTCACGGCGCTCGTGACGGCGCAGGTGACCGCCGCGAAGGTGCTGGCGTTCGAGTTGCCGGTGTCGATTCCGATCGCCGGTGAGACGCTACTGTTGCCGGGGGCGGCACTGGCCTACGCGCTGACCTTCTTCGCCTCTGACTGCTACGCCGAGCTGTACGGCCGCCGTGCAGCACAGGTGATGGTCAACGTCGCGTTCGCGATGAACTTCGTGTTGCTGGCGCTGGTCTGGAGCACCATCGGCGCGCCGATCGCGACTGAAGCGTCGAGCGTCTCGCAGGCCCAGTTCGCGGATGTCCTGGGGGCCTCGACGGGCATCGTCGTCGGGAGCCTCGCCGCCTACATTGTCAGTCAGAACTGGGACGTGATCGTCTTCCATCGGATTCGAGACGCCACCGACGGCGAACACCTCTGGCTGCGCAACCTCGGCTCGACCGCGACGAGCCAGCTCATCGACACGGTGCTCTTCGTCGGGATCGCCTTCTTCCTGTTTCTGGGCGTCCCGCTCGAAGCGGCCCTCTCGCTGATCGTCGGGCAGTACCTCCTCAAACTGGCCATCGCCGCGCTTGACACGCCCTTCGTCTATCTCGTCGTCGGGCTCGTCCGCTCGCGCGAGCAGAACTCGACGGCACTGGCGTTCTAA
- a CDS encoding ribbon-helix-helix domain-containing protein translates to MPKISVEVPQELLEDLDRHVGEDGKFVNRSEAIRASVRKTLDLLDEIDARHDRLDDVEE, encoded by the coding sequence ATGCCAAAGATAAGCGTCGAAGTGCCACAGGAGCTGCTGGAGGATCTGGACAGACACGTCGGCGAGGACGGGAAGTTCGTCAACCGGAGCGAGGCGATCCGCGCGTCGGTTCGGAAGACGCTCGACCTGCTCGACGAAATAGATGCCCGCCACGACCGTCTGGACGATGTTGAGGAATAG